The following DNA comes from Triticum aestivum cultivar Chinese Spring chromosome 3D, IWGSC CS RefSeq v2.1, whole genome shotgun sequence.
CATGTTGAAGTCACCCAGCAGTATCCACGATCCACCCACAAGAGCAGCAGCTTGGTTGAGGTGCTGAAAAAAAATCTTCCCTTTCTGAACTATCACATGGGGCATATACAGTGGTCAGTGTGGCGGCATTTCCATTGGAATTTGACTGAAAGTTAACAGTAATGCAGAACTCCACTTCAAAGCAGGAGACAGTTGATGGATTCCAAGCCTTCAAGCTCTGAAGTTTTGTTTCCTGCAAGCACGCAACGTCAGCACGGCTTATAGAGTGAGTCGCATCCTTGATTAAAGAGCATTTATCAGTGTCACCAAGACCGCATATGTTCCAGTTTAGAATCCTCATATTAGATGTGGGGGGCACACaaaaaacaaggaagaacaaagacAGAGGACAGCAAGGAGGTACTCTGAATGTAAGACTGGAAATTCATTCGAATAGAGACAAGAGATGCAAATACAAGTAGGATGCAGATACAACAGCCGCAGACGCAGCAGACCGACACATGCAGATACAACTACCCCTGAGAGTGACATGGACTGAAGATAATAACGCATGACAAGTCTTGTTGAATCTATCGAAAAAAAAGTCTTGTTGAATCTATGAGAGAGTTTGAGAATCTTGTTACAGATCAAGAAACTATCATTTCACAGTGAATCTAGGTTGGCTGTTTTTTTTCATTCTTGATATAAGGTTGCCTATATGATCGAGATTTGTGTTCGATGCTGAAGAAATTCGCGGAGAAGGGACATAACTAAAAAGAATTTCTATTCATAATAATACTAATTCAGACACCAATTACATCAAGAGTAGCCCCATTGGCCACGTTTGGTTCCAGAGACCATATTCACACCTAGACTGGCTAGAATCAGCCGAGCTACACTCTGATTCTGATGGCTAGCACGATTTACACTAACAGCTGAGCTACACTGATTCTGTGCCCTGCCATGGGTGGTTCATTCAGTTGGTCCATACGAAGTAGGGGCACACGGGTCCCATGGCCGGCGTCCAGTTGCCACAGCCGAAGAAGCACTTCCCCTGCATCGGCCCTGGCATGGACACCACGCCTCCTCTGGTCGGTACCCTGCAGTAGCAGAAGCACGTCGCAGAGGTGCCACCGCAGGGGCTTATCATGTGtggctgcggctgctgctgctgctgctgcttctgctgGATCAGCGGCGTCGCCAGCGCCGATGAGCCACCGCAAGGGCTTGTAAGTAACTGCGGCGGCTGCTGCTTCTGCTGGATCGGCGGCGATGGCGCCAGCGAGCCGGTGATGGTCATCTTGACCCCACGCAGCATGAGCTCAACGAGCAGCCGCGCCGTGTTGCGCGCGTCGTCCAACCCGCAGTGCAGGCGGCCCTCCCAGTCCAGCCCCGCCGCCCGGACCGCCTCCTGAAGGGTGACCCGCCCTCCGCCGCCGAGCGCCGCCTGGAAGGGGACCCTCAGGTTGATCCAGCGATCGAAGTAGGAGGGCTTCTCGATCCCCTTGAAACGGCACTCTGACTCGAGCATGGTGCGGCAATCCCAATCTCCCCACGTCACGACGGCCAAGCTCCctgcccccgccgtcgccgccttcaGCCAATTGTCGTGCATCCAGAGCGCCTCGCCAAGATCCACGCCGCCGTCCACGTCCTCCTGCCGGATGCCGGTGAGTTCCCTGCAAAACTCGGTCAGCACAGGGTGATGTTTTGGACGAACGTACCTGCGAAACGCGGACTCGATGCGGCCGGTGGCGCCGTCGACGAGCACGGCGGGGAACTCGATGATTTCCTGCGGGAAGATCCGCGCGTCTTTCACGCACGTCGCCTCGAAGTCGACCACCACGAAGAAGTCGAAATCTTGCACCTGCCCCTGCCCGCGCGCCGCCATGATCGCTGCCATGTTCGACGAGGTGCGCGCAAACTGCGAGAGTCGAGATCGGGGAAACTAGGGATCGAAAACTAGGGCGGCGAAGATCGGGGAAAGTGGGAATCGAAAACTAGGGCAGCGAAGGTCGGGGAAAGCTGGGATCGAAATCTGATTTGTTTTATCGTCACGCTTCGGGCAGGCACAATTTCTAATCCAATCCGATACTTATCGGAACAACACTTGGCGCTCTCTTTTTTTTACGCAGTTGGCGCTATTTtttaatctactccctccgtttctaaaggAGAACGCTCCTTTGCGGGCGATCGTTGCAACGCTCGATCCATATCCTCTCCTCCAGTTAATTCTATTAATTAGTGGGACTCAGTTTTTTCTTCCATAAATCTCTGCCGCAATAAATTAAACAAGTGGGGCCCAGCATTGCCTTTCATAAATCTCTCTGCCCCCCTGATTTCAACGGGGTGGGCCAGGTGCATCCCTTAATTTTCGGAGTGAATTgcaaaaaccaccacatttgaagTTAAAGCATCCAATTGCCACCACATTTCCAGCGCGTCCCAAAAATCCACCACTTTACTTGTAAATTTTCTCAATAAAAACAAATGACCGGTTTGCCGCAGTTAACCCGATTTCTGACAGGGCtggcccacccgtcaggtgccacgtGGGCGAGGCCAGACGGCAAGTGGGTTGACGGCCGTTAGGGCTGTCGGTACAAAACAGAGCCCCCACTCCCCGTCGCTCACACTCCACTCGCTCACTCTCTCACTCTCACTCCTCTGCTCTGTCCCCTGTTGCCGCCGCCGGAGGCACGGTTCCCTCCCCGCCGTAGAAGATGCCGTCGTGGAAGGATGGAGAGGagagcagcgacgaggaggagCTGGTCGGCATGGATCTGGAGCAGCACTGGGTAAGATATCTGCTTTgcacctagggttagggttagtgttCAAGTGTTCTTCGATTTGAGACCATGTTTGGAGCAGTTGCTATCTTTTCTGCGGTTCACTAGTGTGCTACAATGCAGGCGAACCCTGACACCACTATAGATCCATCCTTCTGTGGTAGAGCTGCAGATGCAAGCATCACATGTAGACTGCACTTGGCCCCATGCATGAAATATGTTGCATTTGAAGGAAAGGACACTGGGAGGAGGTTCTATGGATGTGTTGTTCCTCAGGTCAGTGTTATCCAACGAGTTAATTTGGAGTGTCTGCTGTAGATTTGCAGTCTAATGTAGATTTGGTAGTGTAATGTAGATTTGGTAAATTCAGTTAAATGTAAGTTAGTCTGCAGTAAATTTGCAGTGTATGCAGTAGATTTGGTAGTTAGTATGCAGTAAATTTGGACTGTCTGCAGTTGCTGTCAGTAAATTCAGTTAAATTGTGTTAGTGGTAGTTAGTCTGCAGTGAATTAAGTAAATTCAGTCAATTTGGACTGTCTACAGTTGATGAAACATGTTTTTCACAGTGATTTTGCAAGCATCAGTTTCTGTCAGTAAATGAAACATGTTTAGGACATTGATTAAGTAAATGAAACATGTCAGTAAATTAAGTAAATGAAACATGTCAGTAAATTAAGTAAATGAAACTTGATGCAGGATGGTATTGACTGTGGAGTTGCTCAGTGGGTTGATGCCCCATGGCCTTCTATTCTGCAAAGATGTTTGGAGAAGTTATGGGAGATGTTTCATGAGGAGAATCATGGCAGAATGATTGACCATGAGAAGTATAAGAAAGAGTTGGACAAGGTCAGCAAGCAGTTGGATACACTTGGGGATCAGTACAGTCAGCTGGTTGAGGAAGTCACCAAGATGTTTGATTGGGTAGATCAGAACAACAGGGTCATGAGTGATGAAGAGTTCAAGCAGAAGCAGATGGATGTGGACAAGGACATGGAGAAGCTAGCTATCAGCAAGGAGAAGCAGAGTGCTGACTTTGGCAAGATGAAGGAGATGGAGAAGCTGGCTCAGGAGCTGAAGGAGATGAAGTGCATTCTTAGGTCTCAGGGGGAGATCATTAGGAACACAAGGAAGGAGAGGGATGAGATGAAGAAAGAGAGGGACAGGCtggtagaggagaagaagaagctggagttTCTGGTGGGTGATCTTATGAAAGCTGGTCATGGCAACAAGGACAAGCTTGCCAAGATCAAGTCAATCCTTGATGAGTGAACAATGATGTTCATCACCTCAGTTATGTTAAGCTAATATGTGGCCTTGGAACAGTATAGCTGGCCTTGGGGTTGTATATTTTGGGAATCCCCTAGTTATGTAATGACTGTAATGATTTTCTACAAAACTACCTCCAGTTAAGTTATGTAATGTATGTAATGACTAGCTACAAAACTACCTCCAGTTAAGTTATGTAATGTATGTAATGACTAGCTGCAAAACTACCCCAGTTATGTAATTGTTGATGACCAAGGTGGCCAAAATCTTTTAGAATAGAAAATCAAACAAGGCTTGGGCTCAAGGTGGCCAAAATCTTTTAGAATAGAAAAAGCATCAAATCAAACAAGTAATGATCAGTCAAAATATCAGTCAAAATAtcaatcaaacaagcatgaaaCTTTCTCAGATTAGTCACATAGATATGAATGATTTACtgtaatttttagaattttttctaGCAACTTTTAAATATCagtcaaaatgtggtcaaactagTCAAGCTCAAAGTTGAAATGCATTAAGGCCATAGTAACTGGCCATTCATATCAAAAGCACAAGGCCATAGTAACTGCCATGTTTCTGGCCATGTTTTTACTGCCATGTTTTTCAACTTCTTACTGCCATGTTTTTCAACCAAAAGCACAAGGCCATAGTAACTGGCCATTTTACAACCAAAAGCATAAAGAAATAGTAGCTGCCATGCTGCCATGTTACATCCAAGGTGGCCAAAATCTTTTAGAATAGAAAATCAAACAAGGCTTGGGCTCAAGGTGGCAAAAATCAAACAAGTAAATTGTTGATGACACAAACATGTTCTCAACCATAAAAGTTCTCATCCATAACAGTTCTCAAACTTAGCATGGTAACACAAACAAGTTCTCAAGCTAAATACTGATTACACATAGCAGTTCACACATAGCAGTTCTCAGGCATAGTTTATGATATTTAGAAATACTTAAGGTAGGCAGTTCAAAATACAACAGCCAAATTGTGCACTGACTAGTTGCCACTGGCATAAAAGTAACCCCTCATCCTGGTGCTCTGGAACCTCTTCCTTTTAGACCCTACTGTTGCTCCCTCTGTTGTAGTTGCAGCCCTAGGTGCCATGTAGGGCCTTCCACCTCTCCTGCTGGCTGCATTGCTTGAACCTGAAGCTCTTGTGGCAGCCTGGGAAGTAGTAGAAGCATCAATGGTGATGCTTGCCCTTGTAGAAGCAGCAGTTGTTCTTCTTGGCCTTGTAGAAGCAGCAGGCTGGGCAGGACCAGTAGAAGCAGCAGTTGATTTTCTTCCCCTGGTAGATGTAGCAGGCTGGGAATGACCAGTAGCAGTTGTTCTTCTAACCCTAGTAGTTGCAGCAGGTGGTGCACTGGTTGCAGGCTGTGCAGTAGCAGTAGAACTTCCCCCAGCTCCATGGTAGTGAGTTCTGGTTGTCTAAGAAAGCACACATCATAGCCCAACAATTAGGATGAATCAAATGATTAAAACAATGAAAACTGGTGAGGCTAGTTGTTTGTGCCAGTTTCATGGTAATAAGTTGAAAACAATGACAACAGTGTGCATATTCCATACCTTGTGCTTGTCCTTTCTTGCCTGCAGATGAGGCTTCAGGGGCTGAGGGCAGTAGGTGTACCTATGTTTCTGCATCTTGCAGTTGCTACAGGTGATAGTTGCCATCCTTGATGTATCCTTCTTTGTTGGGACCTCAAATTGCCCCTTCCTCCTAGCTGTTTGCTTTCTGCCCTTCTTCTCTTTGAACACTGGTGGATCTATGTCAGCAGTTGGTGTCCTAGGCCAACAGTCAGGCCCTGGTACAGGGTAGATGATGTGCTTGTATGTTTCCTTATACAATGGTTTTTTGAAGAACTCATGCACATAGTCTTCTGGCTGCCCCTTCACTCTTGTAATGGCAGAAACTGCATGGTTACATGGCCAACCACATAGGTCCCACTTCTTGCAGTCACAGGTCCACTTATCAAGGTTCACACAGTAGGTAGACTCCCCACTAGTGACTTGCCAAATACCAGGACCTGCCATGTATGCAGTGCATTGCCTTGAGTACTTCTTTGACTCCTCCAACTTCTCCATATAAGTGGGTGTTATCTCCCACTTACTCTTCTCTGTCTTCTCTCTAACTGCTTGGTACTTAACCATCAACTTAGTTCTGAATCCATCTACACAGCTCCTTATTGGCTTGTTCCTCACATCTAGTATCATCTTGTTATACACTTCACTAAGATTGTTAACTACTAGGTCTGTCTTGCATGTGTGATCCATAGCATGCCTTGCCCAAGTCTCTTTAGGGATATCACAAAGCCACTTCCAAGCATCTTCATCCTCCTTTCTCAGTTCATTCATTGCAACCTCAAAACCATTCTTGGTGTATGAATATGCAGCATTGTCCATATGCTTCTTCAACTCCTCACTCCTGAAGCCAGCTGACTGGAAATTTGCATAGATATGTCTAAGACAATATCTTTGAGGTGAGTGTGGGAACACAGCTTGAATTGCATTCAACAGCCCCTGTTGAAGTCATTACATAGATGGCAACAAGTATTAATCATATAACTTCATAATGGCAGCAAGTATTAATCATATAACTTCATAATGGCAGCAAGTATTAATCATATAACTTCATAATGGCAGCAAGTATAACAAATTATTATTTCTAGAAATTGCTCATTCAATTGTGAAATGAAAAATATACCTTCTGTCTATCAGAGATGATTGTGTATGTGCCCCACTTGTTCCCCTCTCCAATGCAAGCTCTTAATTGGCTAAGAAACCAAGTCCAACTTTCCTTGTCCTCCTTATCAACAATACCAATTGCAATAGGGAATATGTTGTTATTCCCATCCCTACCAGTGGCAGCAAGTATCTGTTGCCTAGTAGAAAGCTTGATAAAGCAACCATCTAAACCTGTATTAAAGCATTGGGTAGTGAAATGAGTGCATTATTAAGTACAAGATATGGGCAATGAATTGGAGTAATTTAGAATGCATATAATACCTATAAAGGGCCTACACCCATTCAAGAAACCTTCTTTTGAAGCATTCAGACAGTAGAACATGTAGTGGAACctaggatttgggctaggatggagcTCAAGCTCTCTGGTAGTCACAATGCATCTGCTCCCAAGGTTGGTATCAAGCACAGCTTCAAGATAATCCCTAAACCTTGTGTATTGTCCCTTCATGTCACCTTCCACCACTTCAATGGCCAATGACCTTGCCCTGTAGGCCTTGGTCTTTGGCACTTCCAGCCCATACTTAGTCTTTGTTCTTTTTAAAATTGCATCAACACCAGCCCTTGGATTATCTCTCAGTTGCTGCTCACATGTTCTGGCCATCCAGTCAACTGTCACTTTGGTTTTTTCTCCATGTGCACCACAAGTGTGCAACAACTTCATCTTCTTGATGCAGAATGTCTTCTCATGAGCAATTGTGGATGCAGTCATGAAAAAAGGACACCCATTGTCCCTTTCTTTGCAATGCACAATGATCCTATCCTTGCAGTTCCTATGGTACTGGAAATTTCTAAGGATTCTGATATGAAAATTCCTAAGTGCTCTTCTAAACTGATACACATCAGTGAAGCACATACTCAAGCAAAGTTGGTCATGAGCATCTGGCTTGGTCTCATCATACCAGATCCTAGTCCTGGCCCTCTTGGCTTGACTCTTCCTTCCACAGGGCAGTGGTAGACCTGACTCATCATCTGAATCACTAATGCCATAGTCCCCAGGGAAACAAGCAGAATCATCAGATGGAATGAAATCAGGAATTACCTCAATGTCAGCTTCATGGTGTGATCTTGTAGTGGGGCCTGCTTTGCCTACTTTCTTGAATGTTTGAGGAAGAGGTGTCTCAGGTTCTGTGTCTGAGTCCTCTGCCTCTGGACACATCTCTTCCACTTCTGTGTCTCCTTCAAAGTGATGCATAGGatcctctctctgtttccttttctgcttcagcttctcaatgatttcatcttcctcctcattacCTATGTCATGCTCTTCCTCCTCAATGATTTCATCTTCCTTCTCAATgatttcatcttcctcctcagagCAGTCCTCACAACAGTTCAAATCAACAAACACTTCATCATCAGAGGGGCCAACATCTTCCTGTAATTTCTCTTTGCCCTTTGCTTTCTTCAAATTCATGCTCTGTTGTGTGTTAATATATGCAGACTCTTCACCTGGCTCTACAACAGCAATAGGCACAGCATAGAGCTCTTCAACTGTGTCTTCAACAGCAATAGGGAACAATACTCCTGCCTCATCTATAGAAATAATGTTGGAATCCCCCACATTACTTATAGGCACTTGTTCCTCCACAATATTTGACCTGTTAAACTCTCCTGGATTAGGCTCATTAGCCTTAATTACAGTTATGTTGAGCACCTTCTGCTCAGCATAATAGTCTAGCATCTCTTCCACACTATCTTCACTGTCAATAACCTGCATTCCTgctgccccctttccttcttctttcatATAGAACATGTAGTCAGCTTCAGTATATCCCTCTTCAGTCTCTAGCAGTGCTAACATGTTAATATAAGTAATTTCTGACAGAGAAATGGTCCTCTCCAAGTTGTCTCTCCCTTGAAAATGGTACCTTATTTCCCATATCTCATCATCCAAACTACAGAAAATTGAGGAGAATTAGTGCTTCATTGATTCTGTTTTAATAATGTAACATGTTATTCAGACAAGATATTAGCACTATCTTCACTGTCAATAAGGACTAAACAAAGCATTCATGCATAAAACCATAAACCCAGAGCTATATTTCCTACTGAAACATGTTGTACAGAAAAGATATTAACTATATCAGCTACAACACTTGAGTAAACAAACAATAATCTTCAGTAAACAAAGCACTAAAATCAAACTGCCCTAAAATCTCCTAAAATCTAACAACCCTAAAATTTCCTAAAATCTAACAGCCCATTAACAACCATACTGTAACATGATAGGTTTATATGCAATCTAACAACCCTAAAATTTCCAGTGAATCCAATGAAGAGAGGGGTGGAGGGGGAAGAAATCTTACCACACGCCGCCGAACCCTGAAGCCCACTGATGGCCTTCTCCCACGCCTGAAGCCCTGATCTTGCGTGCTAGGGCCGCCGCCGCACGGCGCTCTATGTCCCActccggcggcgaggggggcgaaGGGGATCGCTCCGGTGAAGGAGCCCGCTGCGTCAGCAAGCTACTGCTGCCGAACCAGTTGTCCACCTCCGAGAACCCATCACCATCGCCTCCAGTCCCTCCGCCGCCTGctgactcgccgccgccgccggtaggtttagccgccgccgccatcgcaggacagagagagagagacgggggaaAGAGGGGAGAATGGGCCAAGCAGTCAGAGCCGCGACCGCTTTGACCACGCGCGTGCCGTAACGGCCGTCAACCCACTCGCCGTCTGGCCTCGCCCacgtggcacctgacgggtgggccaGCCCTGTCAGAAATCCGGTTAACTGCGGCAAACCAGTCATTTGTTTTTATTGAGAAAATTTACAAGTAAAGTGGTGGATTTTTGGGACGCGCTGGAAATGTGGTGGCAATTGGATGCTTTAACTTCAAATGTggtgttttttgcaattcactctaaTTTTCCTGACACACAGATTTGCTTAATAGGAAGGTTGAGATCCCGTCAAAACAAATAAGGAAAGTTGAGTTACCTTAGTTCCGGTCGGAAACCGAGCGCTAGAACGCTCGCGCGCGAAATAGCATCtctcgtttctaaatataagt
Coding sequences within:
- the LOC123077991 gene encoding ERI1 exoribonuclease 2-like; this encodes MAAIMAARGQGQVQDFDFFVVVDFEATCVKDARIFPQEIIEFPAVLVDGATGRIESAFRRYVRPKHHPVLTEFCRELTGIRQEDVDGGVDLGEALWMHDNWLKAATAGAGSLAVVTWGDWDCRTMLESECRFKGIEKPSYFDRWINLRVPFQAALGGGGRVTLQEAVRAAGLDWEGRLHCGLDDARNTARLLVELMLRGVKMTITGSLAPSPPIQQKQQPPQLLTSPCGGSSALATPLIQQKQQQQQQPQPHMISPCGGTSATCFCYCRVPTRGGVVSMPGPMQGKCFFGCGNWTPAMGPVCPYFVWTN